Proteins from a single region of Desulfolutivibrio sulfoxidireducens:
- a CDS encoding LexA family protein, whose amino-acid sequence MKPVLPGLEILGFEKRADMPLPLYLATVSAGFPSPAEDYIDTRLDLNEHLVKHPAATFFVRVHGHSMTDAGIVPGDILVVDRAVEPRNGGIVIAALDGELTVKRLEKSRGRVLLVPENREFVPTEITPERGFEIWGVVTYVIHKAS is encoded by the coding sequence ATGAAACCCGTTTTGCCCGGCCTTGAGATCCTGGGCTTTGAAAAACGCGCGGATATGCCCCTGCCGCTCTACCTGGCCACGGTTTCGGCCGGATTCCCGTCCCCGGCCGAGGACTACATCGACACCAGGCTCGACCTCAACGAGCACTTGGTCAAACACCCCGCGGCCACCTTCTTCGTGCGCGTCCACGGCCACTCCATGACCGACGCGGGCATCGTCCCGGGCGACATCCTGGTGGTGGACCGGGCCGTGGAGCCCAGAAACGGCGGCATCGTCATCGCCGCCCTGGACGGCGAGCTCACGGTCAAGCGCCTTGAGAAATCCAGGGGGCGGGTGCTGCTTGTGCCGGAGAACCGGGAGTTTGTGCCCACGGAGATCACCCCGGAACGCGGCTTCGAGATATGGGGCGTGGTCACCTACGTCATCCACAAGGCCTCGTGA
- a CDS encoding Y-family DNA polymerase, protein MPTFALVDCNNFYVSCERVFCPALANRPVVVLSNNDGCIVARSPEAKALGIGMGQPAFQCADVLRAHDVAVFSSNYALYGDMSARVMDTLAGFAPAMEMYSIDEAFLDLTGLADAAGLARRMRDTVRRWTGIPVSVGLGPTKTLSKIANRLAKKDPAHGGVLDLAGRDVEGLLEGVDVEDVWGIGRRRAAMLRGAGVRSALDFARLPREFVRRRMTVTGLHTLLELQGVSCLDMEQAPAPPRSVMSSRSFGRPVTEIGEMREAVAFHAARAAERLRARGCVAAGIQVFVQTSRFASGQAGHAASECAAFFAPTAGSPEIIRLGLRVVERIFRPGFRYTKAGVLLGGVEPAASQQASLLESPRDTARSRALMRVVDGVNARHGRDVLTFAATGVARPWRMRQDRRSPRYTTAWDEIPVVRAVRAG, encoded by the coding sequence ATGCCCACCTTCGCCCTGGTCGACTGCAACAACTTCTACGTCTCCTGCGAGCGGGTCTTTTGTCCGGCCCTGGCGAACCGGCCCGTGGTGGTCCTGTCCAACAACGACGGCTGCATCGTGGCCCGTTCGCCCGAGGCCAAGGCCCTGGGCATCGGCATGGGCCAGCCCGCCTTCCAGTGCGCGGACGTCCTGCGCGCCCACGACGTGGCTGTTTTTTCCTCCAACTACGCCCTTTACGGCGACATGTCCGCCCGGGTCATGGACACCCTGGCCGGTTTCGCCCCGGCCATGGAGATGTATTCCATCGACGAGGCCTTTCTGGATTTGACCGGGCTGGCCGACGCGGCCGGACTCGCCCGGCGCATGCGGGACACGGTTCGGCGCTGGACGGGCATCCCCGTGTCCGTGGGGCTTGGTCCCACCAAGACCCTGTCCAAGATCGCCAACCGGCTGGCCAAGAAGGACCCGGCCCACGGCGGGGTCCTGGATCTGGCCGGCCGGGATGTGGAGGGCCTTCTCGAAGGCGTGGACGTGGAGGACGTGTGGGGGATCGGTCGCCGCCGCGCGGCCATGCTGCGCGGGGCCGGGGTGCGCTCGGCCCTGGATTTCGCCCGGCTGCCCCGGGAGTTCGTACGCCGGCGGATGACCGTCACGGGGCTGCACACCCTGCTCGAGCTTCAGGGGGTGTCCTGCCTGGACATGGAACAGGCCCCGGCCCCGCCCAGGTCCGTGATGTCCTCGCGGTCCTTTGGCCGGCCGGTGACGGAGATCGGGGAGATGCGCGAGGCCGTGGCCTTTCATGCCGCCCGGGCCGCCGAGCGGCTGCGGGCCAGGGGATGCGTGGCCGCCGGCATCCAGGTCTTTGTCCAGACCAGCCGGTTCGCCTCCGGGCAGGCGGGCCACGCCGCGTCCGAGTGCGCGGCCTTTTTCGCGCCCACGGCGGGGTCCCCGGAGATCATCCGGCTGGGGCTTCGGGTTGTGGAGCGCATTTTCAGACCCGGTTTTCGCTACACAAAGGCCGGAGTTTTGCTTGGCGGCGTCGAGCCGGCCGCATCGCAACAGGCCAGCCTCCTGGAGTCCCCCCGGGACACGGCCCGCTCCCGGGCGCTCATGCGGGTGGTGGATGGCGTCAACGCCCGCCACGGCCGCGACGTTTTGACCTTCGCCGCCACGGGCGTGGCCCGGCCGTGGCGCATGCGGCAGGACCGCCGCTCGCCGCGCTACACCACGGCCTGGGACGAAATCCCCGTGGTCCGGGCGGTCCGGGCGGGCTGA
- a CDS encoding iron-sulfur cluster-binding protein: MDSRPVSPWMKRAFAVTVFGLGLTGVAQMPIFSRYYIADVPGFGWLGDFVFTHMLHYALAAVFLFLGAYLAASRFLTWRSGHPLTGSGMVRVALYAGLVATGAVRMIKNLQSVYMGEVTVMLVDWSHLFLAVVLLGVVLWARWSGRRPYTE; the protein is encoded by the coding sequence ATGGATAGCCGCCCCGTGTCCCCCTGGATGAAACGGGCCTTCGCCGTGACGGTCTTCGGGCTGGGGCTGACCGGCGTGGCCCAGATGCCGATATTCAGCCGCTACTACATCGCCGACGTCCCGGGCTTCGGCTGGCTTGGCGATTTCGTGTTCACCCACATGCTTCACTACGCCCTGGCCGCCGTGTTCCTGTTCCTGGGCGCGTATCTGGCCGCCTCCCGCTTTTTGACCTGGCGTTCCGGGCATCCCCTGACCGGCTCGGGCATGGTCCGGGTGGCCCTGTACGCGGGGCTCGTCGCCACCGGCGCGGTGCGCATGATCAAGAACCTGCAAAGCGTGTACATGGGCGAGGTGACGGTCATGCTGGTGGACTGGTCGCACCTGTTTTTGGCCGTGGTCCTGCTTGGCGTGGTCCTGTGGGCCAGGTGGTCGGGGCGGCGGCCCTATACGGAGTAG
- a CDS encoding 4Fe-4S dicluster domain-containing protein produces MKRRTFLKTLGLAGAAAATAAVPGLAAPTAANGADGKDQVLATLFDLSKCIGCGACVQACHEANAARYPEPEKPYPPMYPSRVKVEDWSDKRDVEDRLTPYNWLFIQSAAVTYQGRTLDVHMPRRCMHCQKPPCANLCPWGAAAKTENGSVRINTDICLGGAKCKTVCPWSIPQRQTGVGLYLDLLPSLAGNGVMYKCDRCYDRVRAGGVPACIEACPNEVQQIGPRDEIVKKAHELAASINGFIYGETENGGTNTIYVSPVPFELIEAASPPGPGRPTLKPVADAMSFESSLAAAVVVAPIAAVAGAVLRAGKRARDAEEKNNG; encoded by the coding sequence GTGAAACGACGCACCTTCTTGAAAACCCTCGGACTCGCCGGGGCCGCCGCCGCCACCGCCGCCGTGCCCGGCCTGGCCGCACCGACCGCGGCCAACGGGGCGGACGGGAAGGACCAGGTCCTGGCCACCCTGTTCGATCTCTCCAAGTGTATCGGCTGCGGGGCCTGCGTCCAGGCCTGCCACGAGGCCAACGCCGCACGCTATCCCGAGCCCGAGAAGCCCTACCCCCCCATGTATCCGAGCCGGGTCAAGGTGGAGGACTGGTCGGACAAACGCGACGTGGAAGACCGTCTTACCCCGTATAACTGGCTGTTCATCCAGTCGGCCGCCGTCACCTACCAGGGCAGGACCTTGGACGTGCACATGCCCAGGCGCTGCATGCACTGCCAAAAGCCCCCCTGCGCCAACCTGTGTCCCTGGGGCGCGGCGGCCAAGACCGAAAACGGGTCCGTGCGCATCAACACCGACATCTGCCTGGGCGGAGCCAAGTGCAAGACCGTGTGCCCCTGGTCCATCCCCCAGCGCCAGACCGGCGTCGGGCTGTACCTGGACCTGTTGCCGTCGTTGGCCGGGAACGGGGTCATGTACAAGTGCGACCGCTGTTACGACCGGGTCCGGGCCGGCGGCGTGCCGGCCTGCATCGAGGCCTGCCCCAACGAGGTGCAACAGATCGGCCCCCGGGACGAAATCGTGAAAAAGGCCCACGAACTGGCCGCGTCCATAAACGGCTTCATCTACGGCGAGACGGAAAACGGCGGCACCAACACCATCTACGTCTCCCCCGTGCCCTTCGAGCTCATCGAGGCCGCCTCGCCCCCGGGACCGGGCCGCCCCACGCTTAAGCCCGTGGCCGACGCCATGTCCTTCGAATCGAGCCTGGCCGCCGCCGTGGTGGTGGCCCCCATCGCCGCCGTGGCCGGGGCGGTGCTTCGGGCCGGAAAACGCGCCCGGGACGCCGAGGAGAAAAACAATGGATAG
- a CDS encoding Crp/Fnr family transcriptional regulator, which produces MPDPALLLVLKSSPFFQELPAGQLERLARGAVARTYAARARVASESEAVRGFFLVLTGKVKLFKLSEDGKEQTLYVFGPGEPFCLGSLFGEGRFPAHAQTLARSRLVFFSGEVLEDMARRDPSILFHFLRVVSRRLKEAMEMIESLSLRGLPGRIAGFLLHAREEDRDGRRLVALGISQRELAKIVGATPEALSRALGRMGRQGLVRVSGREIEIRDRAGLAAVAASDREGPGR; this is translated from the coding sequence ATGCCCGACCCAGCGCTTCTCTTGGTTCTCAAATCCTCGCCATTTTTCCAGGAACTGCCGGCCGGCCAACTGGAACGCCTGGCCCGGGGGGCCGTGGCCCGGACCTATGCCGCCAGGGCCCGGGTGGCCTCGGAGAGCGAGGCCGTGCGCGGTTTTTTTTTGGTGCTTACGGGCAAGGTGAAGCTTTTCAAGCTCTCGGAGGACGGCAAGGAGCAGACCCTCTACGTCTTCGGTCCGGGCGAGCCCTTTTGCCTGGGTTCGCTTTTCGGGGAGGGCCGTTTTCCGGCCCATGCCCAGACGCTGGCGCGCAGCCGGCTGGTGTTTTTCTCCGGCGAGGTCCTGGAGGACATGGCCCGGCGGGACCCCTCGATCCTCTTTCACTTCCTGCGGGTGGTGTCCAGGCGGCTCAAGGAGGCCATGGAAATGATCGAGTCCTTGTCGCTTCGGGGCCTGCCCGGGCGCATCGCCGGTTTTTTGCTGCACGCCCGGGAAGAGGACCGGGACGGCCGGCGTCTGGTGGCCCTGGGGATCAGCCAGCGGGAGTTGGCCAAGATCGTGGGGGCCACGCCCGAGGCCTTGTCCCGGGCGCTTGGGCGCATGGGCCGCCAGGGCCTGGTGCGGGTGAGCGGCCGGGAGATCGAGATTCGCGATCGGGCGGGTCTTGCGGCCGTGGCGGCCTCGGACCGGGAGGGGCCGGGGCGGTGA
- a CDS encoding pilus assembly protein TadG-related protein: protein MSRPDTSVASRETGSIMILGALVLVLLAGMGTMAVDYGFLQHKRSQLQNAADAAALAGAAELVRSGGSMAAATQTAVRFGQENLGEKDNAAVAVTNADVVFYKGDTAVETGSADAVEVTAGRSQARGNTVDLALGGILGWNTQDLSATARASLFCSDQTRCLKPFSPPAKFTWNDSCDANPKYRDNGAFDPQSACELASVVVLGYGNQDLGTTILLKLGDSHDTVVPGHFNPVDFPPVNRGTPETGASVYRLNIAGCTGSNNTLVRDGDELQIEPGNMVGPTNQGLDELLAADPDAAWDDTAKAITGSKFSDPMKSPRVALIPFYDPSRPQMSGRNTIYVYQLGAVFIDGVSKGGDVTGRFLRGMAMDPRRMASRPCGVDDVALFSVGLVK, encoded by the coding sequence ATGTCCCGGCCAGACACCTCCGTCGCATCCCGCGAGACCGGCTCCATCATGATCCTCGGGGCCCTGGTCCTGGTCCTGCTGGCCGGGATGGGCACCATGGCCGTGGACTACGGCTTTTTGCAGCACAAACGCAGCCAGTTGCAAAACGCCGCCGACGCGGCCGCCCTGGCCGGGGCCGCCGAACTGGTGCGCTCCGGAGGGAGCATGGCCGCCGCGACGCAAACGGCTGTGCGTTTCGGACAGGAAAACCTCGGGGAGAAGGACAACGCGGCCGTGGCCGTCACGAACGCGGATGTGGTCTTTTACAAGGGGGATACGGCGGTCGAGACCGGATCGGCCGACGCCGTGGAGGTCACGGCCGGACGTTCCCAGGCCCGAGGCAACACCGTGGACCTGGCCCTGGGAGGCATCCTCGGGTGGAACACCCAGGACCTCTCGGCCACGGCCAGGGCCTCGCTTTTCTGTTCGGACCAGACGCGTTGCCTCAAGCCCTTTTCCCCTCCAGCCAAGTTTACCTGGAACGACAGTTGCGACGCAAACCCCAAATACCGCGACAACGGGGCGTTCGACCCCCAAAGCGCCTGCGAGCTGGCCTCGGTGGTGGTCCTCGGCTACGGCAACCAGGACCTCGGCACCACCATCCTGCTCAAGCTCGGCGACAGCCATGACACCGTGGTCCCAGGCCACTTCAATCCCGTGGACTTCCCCCCGGTCAACCGGGGCACGCCGGAAACCGGGGCCTCGGTCTACCGGCTCAACATCGCCGGATGCACGGGATCCAACAACACCCTCGTCAGAGACGGGGACGAACTACAGATCGAGCCCGGGAACATGGTCGGCCCCACCAACCAGGGGCTGGACGAACTTCTGGCCGCGGACCCCGACGCCGCCTGGGACGATACCGCAAAGGCCATCACCGGCAGCAAGTTCTCCGATCCGATGAAAAGCCCACGGGTGGCCCTCATCCCCTTCTACGATCCATCACGGCCTCAGATGTCGGGCCGCAACACCATCTACGTCTACCAACTGGGGGCGGTATTCATCGACGGCGTGTCCAAGGGCGGGGACGTTACCGGAAGGTTTCTGCGAGGCATGGCCATGGACCCCAGGCGCATGGCCTCGCGGCCATGCGGCGTGGACGACGTGGCCCTTTTCAGCGTGGGCCTGGTCAAGTGA
- a CDS encoding TadE/TadG family type IV pilus assembly protein: MRPEKTRIDQQRGSVCVELALLLTFLFIPLLIGIVDFGQLLHAQNIMTRAAREGAMAASRSQDVDGAVLQYVQNAGYDVSRTQIDTQGSRASSEPVTVTITYDTSAMVIIPWGNFTQNMTRVVSSATTQQLY, encoded by the coding sequence ATGCGCCCGGAAAAGACCCGCATCGACCAGCAACGCGGATCGGTATGCGTCGAACTGGCCCTGCTTTTGACCTTCCTCTTCATCCCGCTGCTCATCGGGATCGTGGATTTCGGGCAGTTGCTGCATGCCCAGAACATCATGACCCGGGCGGCCCGGGAGGGAGCCATGGCCGCCTCGCGCAGCCAGGATGTCGACGGGGCGGTGTTGCAATACGTCCAAAACGCCGGATACGACGTTTCTCGCACCCAGATCGACACCCAAGGATCACGCGCGTCGTCGGAACCGGTGACCGTGACCATCACCTACGACACCTCGGCCATGGTCATCATCCCGTGGGGGAATTTCACCCAGAACATGACCCGCGTCGTTTCCTCCGCCACCACGCAACAACTCTACTGA
- a CDS encoding TadE family protein → MRTASSQHRQKGASVVEMALLLPVFLTVVFGIIDYGRFFFIRAAVTAAVADAARTAVLPAATDEQITRIVETALRDPITTGTGGQVAVSVAPETRTPGTVVTVTATMPFTPLVLPGFLGTQLFPQNVAASAAMTVEP, encoded by the coding sequence ATGCGGACGGCTTCATCGCAACACCGCCAAAAAGGCGCCTCGGTCGTGGAGATGGCCCTTCTGCTGCCGGTCTTTCTGACGGTGGTATTCGGCATCATTGACTACGGACGCTTTTTCTTCATCCGCGCCGCCGTCACCGCAGCGGTGGCCGACGCCGCCAGAACGGCGGTCCTGCCCGCGGCAACCGATGAACAGATCACCCGGATTGTGGAAACAGCCCTGCGCGATCCCATAACCACGGGGACCGGGGGACAGGTCGCGGTTTCCGTCGCCCCCGAAACCCGGACGCCAGGGACCGTGGTCACCGTCACCGCGACCATGCCCTTCACCCCCCTTGTCTTGCCAGGCTTCCTGGGAACCCAACTCTTTCCCCAAAATGTCGCGGCATCGGCCGCCATGACCGTGGAGCCATGA
- a CDS encoding pyridoxamine 5'-phosphate oxidase family protein: MLDDILEFLAAHDLCVLATAAGGVPHCSLMGYAMDHERRHLLLATLPETRKWRNIQENPDVSILVDNREALPDLGRDALTAVTISGRLRPFHDPSGEAAAKALLAGRLGSLGGILERPESRVARIRILALQILKGPVQAMRFTLPD, encoded by the coding sequence ATGCTCGACGACATCCTGGAATTTCTGGCCGCGCATGACCTGTGCGTCTTGGCCACCGCGGCGGGGGGCGTCCCACACTGTTCCCTCATGGGCTACGCCATGGACCATGAACGTCGCCATCTGCTCCTGGCGACCCTGCCCGAAACCCGCAAGTGGCGGAATATTCAGGAAAATCCAGACGTCAGCATCCTTGTTGACAACCGCGAGGCCCTCCCGGACCTCGGCCGTGACGCCCTCACAGCCGTGACCATCTCCGGACGCCTCCGCCCATTCCACGATCCGTCCGGGGAGGCGGCCGCCAAGGCCCTCCTGGCCGGACGCCTCGGCTCCCTGGGAGGCATCCTGGAACGTCCCGAATCCCGGGTCGCCCGCATCCGCATCCTCGCCCTCCAGATCCTGAAAGGGCCGGTCCAGGCCATGCGGTTCACCCTGCCGGACTGA
- a CDS encoding FeoA family protein, with the protein MTPLTKAPLGIPLTVGKIVGQGFGARMGRLGVFVGTSLMRLGESVAVEPVKVRGPLGEAVLSGSWAAKMVVHLDDDRRLPLLECKPGETGHVEGIIGQDRFAQSIEALGLKENDRITFVRRLPPMAYNVLVDGKTRVRLGEGQASKLLGQTPTGQVQFCGVGVGEDFVVTHILAGENARATFDSLHIKPGTRLSLTSVTAGQVMRLGRHNPVVCATSDGLRLYFQEKDADRILVAPRQ; encoded by the coding sequence GTGACCCCCTTGACCAAGGCTCCCCTGGGAATCCCTCTGACCGTGGGAAAAATCGTGGGCCAGGGATTCGGCGCGCGCATGGGCCGTCTGGGAGTGTTCGTGGGCACCTCGCTCATGCGCCTTGGCGAGTCCGTGGCCGTGGAACCGGTCAAGGTTCGCGGCCCCTTGGGCGAGGCGGTCTTAAGCGGCTCCTGGGCGGCCAAGATGGTGGTGCATCTCGACGACGACCGCCGTCTGCCCCTTCTGGAATGCAAACCGGGCGAGACCGGGCATGTGGAGGGCATCATCGGCCAGGACCGCTTCGCCCAGTCCATCGAGGCCCTGGGGCTCAAGGAAAACGACCGCATCACCTTTGTGCGCCGGCTGCCGCCCATGGCCTACAACGTCCTGGTGGACGGCAAGACCCGGGTGCGCCTGGGCGAGGGGCAGGCCTCCAAACTTTTGGGCCAGACCCCGACCGGACAGGTCCAGTTCTGCGGCGTGGGGGTCGGCGAGGACTTCGTGGTCACCCACATCCTGGCCGGGGAAAACGCCAGGGCGACCTTCGATTCCCTGCACATCAAGCCCGGCACCCGCCTGTCGCTCACAAGCGTCACGGCCGGACAGGTCATGCGCCTGGGCCGGCACAATCCCGTGGTCTGCGCCACAAGCGACGGGCTGCGCCTGTATTTCCAGGAAAAAGACGCCGACAGGATCCTGGTCGCGCCCAGGCAATAA
- a CDS encoding heavy metal translocating P-type ATPase, with protein sequence MNETPERVMVGQDVGRFTVAHVLPCRVRLTSPLFGDPSFDAGYFQAMVEAVPGVDEVRINARGKALVVAHDGRAETWRRLAARLEDVPDEAYHCGRAADSRVSLGDVAAKGLLTLAATGLPYPAKAAVSWGVGLPTIVQGAETLVTRGLKVEVLDGAAITLSLLRGHYFTAGAITTLLALGRYLEDSTEKRSTALLKGLLRPQAETLWVVRDGVESEIPASQVQAGDVVVCGAGELIPIDGVVAEGEASVNQSSISGESVPVHIRPGDTVISGSVVEEGRLLITVDRVGSETSLARISRFIEQSLRGKSKTQTKSSELADKLVPLTLALAGIKLVTSRDMNRAASVLTVDFSCAVKLASPVAVRSGMYAAGKAGVLLKGASALDALHDVDTIVFDKTGTLTTGEIAVTDLLPADGLGPEELLSLAAGAEEHYDHPVARAVVREAKARKLPLPPISRVDFIVAHGVSATIDGQNVLVGSHHFIAEDEGVPCEACDQAAHDLRRQGKSLLYVAREKTLLGIIALRDDPRPEAGAVLDALKAAGITRVVVLTGDHRETANALARQLPQIDEIHHELKPEDKAAIVAELKKSGRKLAYVGDGVNDAPALMTADVGICMPNGADLAREAAQVLLLSEDLHALPTAKKAAMRTNTIVKHCFYSTIGLNSLILFMAGSGLSPLASALLHNVSTVGILGYAAMAAGRPLDRAEKSAHPSLSTQEVAS encoded by the coding sequence ATGAACGAAACACCCGAACGCGTCATGGTCGGGCAGGACGTGGGCCGGTTCACCGTGGCCCACGTCCTGCCCTGCCGGGTGCGCCTCACCTCGCCGCTTTTTGGCGATCCGTCCTTTGACGCGGGCTACTTCCAGGCCATGGTCGAGGCCGTGCCCGGGGTGGACGAGGTCCGGATCAACGCCCGGGGCAAGGCCCTGGTCGTGGCCCACGACGGCCGGGCCGAGACCTGGCGACGGCTGGCCGCGCGACTGGAGGATGTCCCGGACGAGGCCTACCACTGCGGCCGGGCCGCCGACAGCCGCGTGAGCCTGGGCGACGTGGCCGCCAAAGGCCTTTTGACCCTGGCCGCCACGGGCCTGCCGTATCCGGCCAAGGCCGCCGTGAGCTGGGGCGTCGGCCTGCCAACCATCGTCCAGGGGGCCGAGACCCTGGTCACCAGGGGCCTTAAGGTCGAGGTCCTGGACGGCGCGGCCATCACCCTGTCGCTGCTTCGCGGCCACTATTTCACGGCCGGGGCCATCACCACCCTGCTGGCCCTGGGCCGCTATCTCGAAGACAGCACGGAAAAACGCTCCACAGCCCTGCTCAAGGGCCTGCTGCGCCCCCAGGCCGAGACCCTGTGGGTGGTCCGGGACGGGGTGGAGAGCGAGATTCCGGCCTCCCAGGTCCAGGCGGGCGATGTGGTGGTCTGCGGGGCCGGGGAGCTGATCCCCATCGACGGCGTCGTGGCCGAGGGCGAGGCCTCGGTCAATCAAAGCTCCATCTCCGGCGAGTCCGTGCCCGTGCACATCAGGCCCGGGGACACGGTCATCTCCGGGTCCGTGGTGGAGGAGGGGCGGCTTCTGATCACCGTGGACCGGGTGGGCTCGGAGACCTCCCTGGCCCGCATCAGCCGCTTCATCGAGCAGTCCCTGCGCGGCAAGTCCAAGACCCAGACCAAAAGCTCCGAACTGGCCGACAAGCTCGTGCCCCTGACCCTGGCCCTGGCCGGGATCAAGCTCGTCACCTCCCGGGACATGAACCGGGCCGCCTCGGTGCTCACCGTGGACTTCTCCTGCGCGGTCAAGCTGGCCAGCCCCGTGGCCGTCAGGTCCGGCATGTACGCCGCGGGCAAGGCCGGGGTGCTGCTCAAGGGCGCCTCGGCCCTGGACGCCCTCCACGACGTGGACACCATCGTCTTCGACAAGACCGGCACCCTGACCACGGGCGAGATCGCGGTCACGGACCTGCTGCCCGCCGACGGACTGGGGCCTGAGGAACTTTTGAGCCTGGCCGCCGGGGCCGAGGAACACTACGACCATCCCGTGGCCCGGGCCGTGGTGCGCGAGGCCAAGGCCCGCAAGCTGCCCCTGCCGCCCATCAGCCGGGTGGACTTCATCGTGGCCCACGGCGTGTCCGCGACCATCGACGGCCAAAACGTGCTGGTCGGCAGCCACCACTTCATCGCCGAGGACGAGGGCGTGCCCTGCGAGGCCTGCGACCAGGCCGCCCACGACCTGCGCCGCCAGGGCAAATCCCTGCTCTATGTGGCCAGGGAGAAGACCCTCCTGGGAATCATCGCCCTGCGCGACGATCCGCGCCCCGAGGCCGGGGCCGTGCTGGACGCCCTCAAGGCGGCCGGCATCACCCGGGTGGTGGTCTTAACCGGCGACCACCGCGAGACGGCCAACGCCCTGGCCCGGCAGCTCCCGCAGATCGACGAGATCCACCACGAGCTCAAGCCCGAGGACAAGGCGGCCATCGTGGCCGAACTCAAAAAGTCCGGCCGCAAGCTGGCCTACGTGGGCGACGGGGTCAACGACGCCCCGGCGCTTATGACCGCCGATGTGGGCATCTGCATGCCCAATGGCGCGGACCTGGCCCGGGAGGCGGCCCAGGTCCTGCTTTTGAGCGAGGACCTGCACGCCCTGCCCACAGCCAAAAAGGCGGCCATGCGCACCAACACGATCGTCAAGCACTGCTTTTATTCGACCATCGGACTCAATTCGCTTATCCTGTTCATGGCCGGCTCCGGGCTCTCTCCCCTGGCCTCGGCCCTTTTGCACAACGTCAGCACTGTGGGCATTCTCGGCTATGCGGCCATGGCCGCCGGCCGCCCCCTGGACAGGGCCGAAAAATCAGCCCATCCGAGTCTCTCCACGCAGGAGGTGGCATCGTGA
- a CDS encoding YtxH domain-containing protein yields MSHHPQYPPTDGGYAQTTAAGYPSTTSWSQGWLAFSDPGYLKGALLGAGLTYLLTNEKVQKALVKGVVSVWSSVQGGIEEVKEQIHDIKAEMSMKGDADKT; encoded by the coding sequence ATGTCGCACCATCCCCAGTATCCCCCCACCGACGGCGGATACGCCCAGACCACCGCCGCCGGCTATCCGTCGACCACGTCCTGGAGTCAGGGCTGGCTGGCCTTCTCCGACCCCGGATACCTCAAGGGCGCCCTGCTCGGCGCCGGCCTGACCTACCTTCTGACCAACGAAAAGGTGCAAAAGGCCCTGGTCAAGGGCGTGGTCTCCGTGTGGAGCTCGGTCCAGGGCGGCATTGAAGAGGTCAAGGAACAAATCCACGATATCAAGGCCGAAATGAGCATGAAAGGCGATGCGGACAAAACCTGA
- a CDS encoding magnetosome protein MamC, translating into MSIQQKTQTYPIRPAALPVGAVTAMGLAGAVIGGTVAAAKDLRQVKEGDMTREAAAGHILKEAVGTGLATAVGAVAGTFFRSSILGLAAMAAVGIGTKYIYDGVTGLAVIKAKAAKAAAKPAAKTTAKTETAKAPAKG; encoded by the coding sequence ATGTCCATACAGCAGAAAACCCAGACCTATCCGATCCGTCCGGCCGCCCTGCCCGTGGGCGCCGTCACCGCCATGGGACTGGCCGGGGCCGTCATCGGCGGCACCGTGGCCGCTGCCAAGGATCTGCGCCAGGTCAAGGAAGGCGACATGACCCGCGAGGCCGCCGCCGGACACATCCTCAAGGAGGCCGTGGGCACCGGACTGGCCACCGCCGTCGGGGCCGTGGCCGGGACCTTTTTCCGCTCCAGCATCCTGGGACTGGCGGCCATGGCCGCCGTCGGGATCGGCACCAAGTACATCTACGACGGCGTGACCGGACTGGCGGTCATCAAGGCCAAGGCCGCCAAGGCCGCGGCCAAGCCCGCCGCCAAGACCACCGCCAAGACGGAAACCGCCAAAGCCCCGGCCAAGGGGTAA
- a CDS encoding heavy-metal-associated domain-containing protein: protein MNIEDIVELKRFIAVAHHVPGRIRLKLDPAVRHHPKAKALAALAEKGNGAFRARINVLARSLVLEYDPARLDPARVEDFFTNKDPDRTADMARELSASFGLTPQS, encoded by the coding sequence ATGAACATCGAGGACATCGTGGAACTCAAGCGGTTCATCGCCGTGGCCCACCACGTGCCCGGACGCATCCGGCTCAAACTCGATCCGGCCGTCCGCCATCATCCCAAGGCCAAGGCCCTGGCCGCCCTGGCCGAAAAGGGAAACGGCGCGTTTCGCGCCCGGATCAATGTTTTAGCCCGGTCACTGGTCCTGGAATACGACCCGGCCCGGCTCGACCCCGCCCGCGTGGAAGACTTTTTCACCAACAAAGACCCGGATCGTACGGCCGACATGGCCAGGGAACTGTCCGCGTCTTTTGGCCTGACACCTCAATCCTAG